A single region of the Neisseriaceae bacterium genome encodes:
- a CDS encoding NADP-specific glutamate dehydrogenase, protein MLPVLETLIEKIKKQDPTQTVFHQAVQEVFSSISPFLEENPCYMQKGLLERLVEPERVVMFRVPWVDDAGEVRVNRGFRVQMNSAIGPYKGGLRFHPTVDLGVLKFLAFEQVFKNALTTLPMGGGKGGSDFDPKGKSDNEVMRFCQSFMSELYRHIGAFTDVPAGDIGVGGREIGFLFGQYKKIRNEFASVLTGKGMSYGGSLIRPEATGYGTVYFVDCMLKTNGESMSGKRVVVSGSGNVAQFAVDKLLKNGAIVLTVSDSNGFVYFPEGITEEQLESLLHLKNHRRERLSVYATEHESEGVQYFANQRPWSIPCDIAIPCATQNELDKNDAELLIKQGCKCIAEGANMPSTLEAVEVFLRNKILYAPGKASNAGGVATSGLEMSQNALRLVWDAEKVDMHLHDLMVKIHDSCVMHGTEGDGYINYVRGANIVGFKKVAEAMLEQGVV, encoded by the coding sequence ATGTTGCCGGTACTAGAAACATTGATAGAAAAGATTAAAAAACAAGATCCTACTCAAACAGTATTTCACCAAGCAGTACAAGAAGTTTTTTCAAGTATTTCCCCATTTTTAGAAGAAAATCCTTGTTACATGCAAAAGGGTTTATTAGAGCGCCTTGTTGAGCCTGAGCGTGTGGTTATGTTTCGTGTTCCTTGGGTTGATGATGCAGGTGAAGTAAGAGTTAACCGTGGATTCCGTGTACAAATGAACTCAGCAATCGGCCCCTATAAAGGTGGACTTAGGTTCCATCCAACCGTTGATTTAGGTGTGTTGAAATTTTTAGCATTTGAACAAGTTTTTAAAAATGCACTTACCACTTTACCTATGGGCGGAGGTAAGGGTGGCTCAGACTTCGATCCTAAGGGGAAATCAGATAATGAAGTGATGAGATTCTGTCAGTCATTTATGTCTGAATTGTATCGTCATATTGGTGCTTTTACGGATGTGCCTGCTGGAGATATTGGGGTTGGCGGTAGAGAGATTGGCTTTTTGTTTGGGCAGTATAAGAAAATACGAAATGAATTTGCTTCTGTGTTAACAGGGAAAGGTATGAGTTATGGAGGAAGTTTGATTCGTCCAGAAGCTACCGGATATGGTACTGTTTATTTTGTTGATTGTATGTTAAAAACTAACGGGGAGAGTATGTCAGGTAAACGGGTCGTTGTGTCCGGTTCGGGTAATGTTGCTCAGTTTGCTGTTGACAAGTTATTAAAGAATGGTGCTATTGTATTAACTGTTTCAGATTCAAATGGATTTGTTTATTTTCCGGAAGGAATTACAGAAGAACAGTTAGAAAGTTTACTTCATCTGAAGAATCATCGTCGTGAGCGTTTATCGGTCTATGCTACAGAGCATGAATCGGAAGGCGTACAATATTTTGCTAATCAGCGACCTTGGTCTATTCCTTGTGATATTGCAATACCTTGTGCAACTCAAAATGAGCTAGATAAAAATGATGCAGAATTACTAATTAAACAAGGATGTAAGTGTATTGCAGAAGGTGCTAATATGCCATCTACCTTGGAAGCAGTTGAGGTCTTTTTGCGTAACAAAATATTGTATGCTCCAGGTAAAGCGAGTAATGCAGGAGGTGTGGCAACTTCGGGTCTGGAAATGAGTCAAAATGCTTTACGTTTAGTGTGGGATGCTGAAAAAGTAGATATGCACTTGCATGATTTAATGGTTAAAATCCATGATTCTTGTGTTATGCATGGAACCGAAGGAGATGGCTATATTAATTATGTACGTGGTGCCAATATTGTTGGGTTTAAAAAAGTTGCTGAAGCAATGTTGGAACAAGGTGTTGTGTAG